A part of Polynucleobacter sp. MG-Unter2-18 genomic DNA contains:
- the soxY gene encoding thiosulfate oxidation carrier protein SoxY, giving the protein MNQQRRSVLKYSAVFGLMASTGLISTAQAQEWNKAAFEGKSLDDVFKILGAGSPDKSAAVTLNAPDIAENGAVVPVGITTSLKAEQMAILVEKNPSSLAAQFFIPAGTEPFVTTRIKMGQTSNVYGLVKADGKWLMTVKEVKVTLGGCGG; this is encoded by the coding sequence ATGAATCAGCAGCGTCGCAGTGTATTGAAGTACTCAGCAGTGTTTGGCTTGATGGCTTCTACAGGCCTTATTAGTACTGCTCAAGCCCAAGAGTGGAATAAAGCCGCTTTTGAAGGTAAGAGCTTGGATGATGTTTTTAAAATTTTAGGTGCTGGTAGCCCAGATAAATCTGCCGCAGTTACATTGAATGCTCCTGATATTGCCGAAAATGGTGCGGTAGTTCCTGTCGGAATTACTACCTCGCTTAAAGCGGAGCAGATGGCAATTTTGGTTGAAAAGAACCCAAGTTCACTCGCTGCCCAATTCTTTATTCCTGCTGGTACTGAGCCATTCGTTACTACCCGTATCAAGATGGGTCAAACATCTAATGTCTATGGATTAGTCAAGGCTGATGGTAAGTGGTTGATGACTGTTAAAGAAGTCAAAGTAACGCTTGGTGGTTGCGGCGGTTAA
- a CDS encoding c-type cytochrome, translated as MFKLDKLKIRLGVAALITVVAQFVFAQSDSTKFPGVGRVATPSEVAAWDIDVRPDFKGLPKGSGSVEKGQIIWEAQCSSCHGTFGESNEIFTPIAGGTTKDDLKTGRVASLKDTKQPQRTTLMKLSTVSTLWDYIYRAMPWNAPRSLTPDDTYALVAFILSLGEIVPDDFVLSDKNIAEIKMPNRNGMTTKHGFWNVKDKPDVTGNACMHNCVSFVQIGSTLPDFARNAHENIAEQNRMYGPYRGADTTKPPIKQLPGASGAGLAHAADTHSSAAKGTAALFKNENCSACHAPNAKLVGPSIADIAKKYEGQSGAVDRLMTKVKLGGAGVWGSIPMPAQAQLSDEDRKALVVWMLSGGK; from the coding sequence ATGTTCAAGTTGGATAAATTGAAGATCCGCCTAGGAGTTGCGGCGCTCATTACAGTGGTTGCGCAATTCGTATTTGCTCAATCAGACTCAACAAAATTTCCTGGTGTTGGTAGAGTGGCAACTCCTTCTGAAGTTGCAGCTTGGGATATTGATGTGCGTCCAGACTTTAAGGGTTTGCCAAAAGGATCTGGTTCAGTTGAAAAAGGGCAGATTATTTGGGAGGCTCAATGTTCCAGTTGTCACGGTACCTTCGGTGAGTCAAATGAAATCTTTACACCTATTGCTGGTGGTACCACTAAGGATGATCTGAAGACGGGTCGAGTTGCCTCATTAAAAGATACAAAGCAGCCGCAAAGAACTACTTTAATGAAGCTGTCTACAGTATCCACATTGTGGGATTACATCTACCGCGCAATGCCGTGGAATGCGCCTAGATCGCTAACTCCTGATGACACCTATGCATTGGTTGCATTTATTTTGAGTCTTGGCGAAATTGTTCCTGACGATTTCGTTCTGAGCGATAAGAATATTGCTGAAATTAAAATGCCGAACCGTAACGGCATGACGACTAAGCACGGCTTTTGGAATGTAAAAGATAAGCCTGACGTTACTGGCAATGCATGTATGCATAACTGTGTTTCGTTTGTGCAAATTGGGTCAACCTTGCCAGACTTTGCTCGCAATGCGCATGAAAATATTGCAGAGCAAAATCGTATGTATGGCCCATATCGCGGTGCAGACACTACAAAACCACCGATTAAGCAATTGCCTGGGGCTTCAGGTGCGGGTTTGGCACATGCAGCAGATACCCATTCTTCCGCAGCAAAAGGTACGGCAGCACTGTTTAAGAATGAGAACTGCTCAGCTTGTCATGCCCCTAATGCCAAGTTAGTTGGGCCTTCAATTGCAGATATTGCCAAAAAGTATGAGGGGCAAAGTGGTGCGGTGGATCGGTTAATGACCAAGGTGAAGCTTGGGGGAGCGGGTGTTTGGGGTTCAATCCCGATGCCAGCTCAAGCACAGCTTTCTGATGAGGATCGCAAGGCTTTGGTGGTTTGGATGCTTTCAGGCGGTAAATAA
- the soxC gene encoding sulfite dehydrogenase produces the protein MEKPPNQARLVKAPEHFISQELIADINANGLDENRRGFLRKGFMSALGGAAAGLAAPLAMAAGDGDPAILEKQEWQTTLGKNVATMPYGVPSIYESNLIRRESPGLTRVSAASVAFTPLQGLFGTITPNGLHFERHHQGWYNINPETHRLMVNGLVKNPRVFTMNDLMRLPSVSRTHFIECGANTGLEWGNVAVPTVQYTHGMLSCCEFTGVPLKVLLEECGADLKKGKFMLAEGGDGSGMTRTINLESCLNDTIVAWAMNGEMLRPENGFPLRLVVPGVQGVSWVKWLRRLEVGDAPWNSKDEAIHYIDLMPNGDHRQYASIQECKSVITTPSGGQQLLDKGFYNVSGMAWSGRGKITRVDVSFDGGNNWRTARLETPILTKSITRFNIDWVWDGSPAIMQSRAMDDTGYIQPTIKTLRNVRGTRSIYHNNAIQSWKLDSNGEVSNVQVG, from the coding sequence ATCGAAAAGCCGCCCAATCAAGCTCGTCTTGTAAAGGCACCTGAACATTTTATTTCTCAGGAGCTCATCGCCGACATCAATGCAAACGGATTGGATGAAAATCGTCGTGGTTTTTTACGTAAAGGTTTTATGTCTGCACTTGGTGGTGCAGCCGCTGGACTAGCGGCTCCACTAGCTATGGCAGCAGGTGATGGCGATCCAGCTATCCTTGAGAAGCAAGAATGGCAAACCACGCTTGGCAAAAACGTAGCAACCATGCCATACGGCGTGCCATCTATTTATGAATCTAATTTAATTCGACGTGAGTCTCCTGGGCTTACGCGTGTCTCTGCTGCATCTGTCGCCTTTACACCTCTCCAAGGTCTGTTTGGAACTATCACTCCAAACGGTTTACATTTTGAACGTCACCATCAAGGTTGGTACAACATCAATCCTGAAACACATCGTTTGATGGTGAATGGCTTAGTTAAGAACCCGCGTGTTTTCACGATGAACGACTTAATGCGCTTGCCGTCAGTTTCTCGTACTCACTTTATTGAGTGTGGCGCGAATACTGGATTGGAATGGGGCAACGTAGCTGTTCCAACTGTCCAGTACACGCATGGCATGCTCTCTTGCTGTGAATTCACAGGAGTTCCTTTAAAGGTATTGCTGGAAGAGTGCGGTGCTGATCTCAAAAAAGGAAAGTTCATGTTGGCTGAGGGCGGTGATGGCTCAGGAATGACTCGTACCATTAATCTTGAGAGCTGCCTTAACGACACCATTGTGGCTTGGGCCATGAATGGTGAGATGCTGCGCCCAGAAAATGGCTTCCCGTTACGCCTAGTAGTTCCTGGGGTTCAGGGCGTTAGTTGGGTGAAATGGTTACGCCGCTTAGAAGTAGGCGATGCCCCATGGAACTCTAAGGATGAGGCAATTCATTACATCGATTTGATGCCAAATGGTGATCACCGTCAATATGCATCAATTCAGGAATGCAAATCTGTTATCACTACACCATCAGGCGGCCAACAACTTTTAGATAAAGGTTTTTACAACGTCAGCGGCATGGCCTGGTCTGGTCGAGGAAAAATTACACGAGTCGATGTGTCTTTCGATGGCGGTAATAATTGGCGTACAGCCCGTTTAGAAACGCCCATACTTACTAAATCCATTACGCGCTTTAATATTGATTGGGTGTGGGATGGCTCTCCGGCAATCATGCAATCAAGAGCCATGGATGACACCGGCTACATACAACCAACGATCAAGACACTTCGTAATGTTCGCGGTACACGCTCGATTTACCATAACAATGCAATTCAATCATGGAAATTAGATTCAAATGGCGAGGTGAGCAATGTTCAAGTTGGATAA
- a CDS encoding metalloregulator ArsR/SmtB family transcription factor — protein MNVKAKAKKATKDLSPQAMEEVFSRVAEYFNVLSEPSRLRIMYAVCSGEKSVSEVIELCGSSQANVSRHLSALHKAGILLRRKEGTTVFYSIADNATVEMCQTVCAKIAESLH, from the coding sequence ATGAATGTAAAAGCTAAGGCAAAAAAAGCTACCAAGGACCTTTCCCCACAAGCAATGGAAGAGGTTTTTTCACGAGTTGCTGAATACTTCAATGTTCTTTCGGAGCCGTCACGTCTGCGCATTATGTATGCAGTATGTAGCGGTGAAAAGTCTGTGTCCGAGGTGATTGAATTATGCGGCTCAAGTCAGGCCAATGTTTCACGTCACCTTTCTGCGCTTCATAAAGCGGGAATTTTGCTGAGGCGGAAAGAGGGTACCACTGTCTTTTACTCAATTGCTGATAACGCCACTGTAGAAATGTGCCAAACCGTGTGCGCAAAAATTGCTGAGAGCTTGCATTAA